Genomic window (Pectinophora gossypiella chromosome 5, ilPecGoss1.1, whole genome shotgun sequence):
AATTTCCACGGTAGCGGTATTAGACTTGTACCTGGTTTGGAAGTTCTGGCCATAATGACCACTCCTGGTGGTTTCGCAACACTATAACCTTTATCGAGCTTACGAAGGAAATTGCCACAATTTGTATCATTACTGTACGATTTGTTTGCACGTTCGCAATGCTTAGTCGTTATGGTGATTACTTTTAAATTGATGTTATTGTAGAGACATACCTTTTTAAAGGAAGTCTGACCATGTGCGTATTGTTTATGCGTAGCGTCTGTATCTACCGCCGTCAAATGATTTACTATCAATGAAATACCGCAGACATACTTGTgctattattaaaattacatacatatttcCATACATATCATTAAGGGGTCAGAAATGGCTTAACAGCACTGGTACAATCTTAATTGTGAGATTTTCTAGGCCGCCGCGCAGACGCGTTGTAGTGAGTAAATTGCACAACTGTTCATACCAAAGCGTAATTATCGCACCAAAATGCTCGGTCTGCGCACTGCTCAGGCGCACGCACGCAACCACGCGTAGTACTATGTATTCTGACCAAATTAAAGTGATCTGTCTGTAAACCCCACTATTATCTCTCACTTTCTAAACTGCCTTGAATTTAAACACCAGCAAAAATGAACAGGCTCTTATTATTTTGGTAGACCAGTAACTAGACTAATTATGACCCGCTACTGTCCAACCTTACTGTTCAAGGGTAAAGTGtggtaaaattttaattaattgtatggTATAATAGATTATTGTCTTAAAACTTTTGTGCCCACATGACGACGTCGTTTTGAAAGGTTTAATTATATGTAAGTGGCCATTTATTGTGTGGCCCTTGAGGTTGAATTGATTGATATGCTAATCTTATTGCAGTTCATTTTTAAGGTTATTTATGTGGAACATTGATTGATAGCAAGGGTATTAATATAACACAACTGAAACAAATTCGTAACTGTTCAGCAGCTGAGTATATTTACAGTCGAGTATAGAttcatattcatcatcatcattatgtaCACATAAATATCACAATCATCAGTCATCCATCACGATCATATCAATAATGTTGCTAGTGCAGTGGTCTAGTAGTGGAGGCCATGATGTCCGTGGGCGAGGGGTGCGACGGCGTAGTGGGCCAGGGGCGCGGCGTGGACCACGGGCGCAGCATAGTGCACGGGGGCGGCGTGGACCACGGGGGCGGGGTGGTGGCCGGGGGTCTTGTGGACCACCGCGTTGAAACTAGAAGGCAATTATTCGTTTTAAAGTTAATGACACTTGATTTTTGTGAGCGAGTGAAACTAATGCGATTTGAGGAAAATATGCTGTAGTATTGTAATACGTCTAAGTGACTACCTTTATTTCAGCCCAAAACATGACATACGTTCAcgattatattcccaattggggtaggtagaggtaaaTCCAAGTAGACAGGTAGAGTTGTTAATGGAAAACGAAGATAGAAAATATCTAAGTCATATTATAAACTTAGTGAGTGAATTCTAATACTACCAAGCAATCGCTAGGCAGTAATTCAGTAGATTGTAAAAGTTGATAGATTCTTACCCATTGTGGTCATCAGCGGTGTAGGTGACCTTGCGCACGGAACCGTCGGGCTCGACCAGGGAGTAGGATCCATGGACGGCACCTCCGTCGCGGGACTCGTGCTGCGACTTGTGGTCGCCGGTGTGGGGGTCGGCCACGGAGTAAGCGTAGTCGTATTTAGGGTGGGCCTGGAAATATATGAAGGTGTAATGCGGTTATGGTATAATGTGTAGGAGCATTTTTATGTGAGGAGATAACCAAGAGATggtgaatttatttttgttctgcaTTTTATCAGAGCTTTTTCAGTGAGACTCTAATtagatattattaatatttaggAAGTTTGTGATTTTATAGATAGGTAcagttagttttttattaacatGAAGACCGCTTATGTAGTATCACATATCTTAAGTCATAGTAAATAGTTACGTGCTCATCATGGATTACAAGAAGAGCGATGTAAATGACAGGGATGGTGTAGTGGAGCGCGTCATGAAGATACGGCGCAATGAGTTACATGTAAAGACTTACGTGCTCAACATGGGCTACAAGAGGAGCGGCGTGGACGACAGGGGCGGCGTGGACGACGGGGGCGGCGTGGACGACGGGTGCAGCGTAGTGCAGGGGGGCGGCATAGTGCGCTGGCGCATAGTGCGCGGGCGCGTCATGTCGCACGATGCTCTGCGAGGAGACGGCGCCGTGGTGTACCGGCAGCAGACCAGCGTTGACCGCGGCCAACACGGCGCTAAGGGCTACAACCTGCAGACGAACGCACAGTTACTCTGACAGTTAATATGTGGATAATGAGGTTGATTGCACTACATGTTATCctatgaaaacaaacaaacaaataaataagagaCTTTTTGGACATCCGAGGCAAAACAAGTAAAAGAATAAAGGGGTACAATACTTGGGTATGCTATAACCCTAGTGTTGCCAGGCCCGAAAATTTTGAGCTTGTTCCACAGAGCTGGGACAGCGTTGCAAGGGGGCTTTATTCCTGGCTTTCCGTGCAACAGGCGTTAGTCAGAACACTTAGAAGACCAATGTTACAAGCTATCGTGGAAAGACTTTTTATACGTGTAGTTGGCCAAAATTGTATGAGGACAGTGTCTGCGCGATTTTAGGAACCCTAAAAATCGAAACTCCTGGTATTATAAATGTAACTATTTATAAACAAAGTATGATAATGTTTTCTTAGCTGAGTAGAGATAGGTCCTTTGTAGAAaccttttgaaaaaaaaaaaacactttacttCGAGATTCATACTAAAACCAAGTGTTGGTCTAGCTATATAAAGGATCCAATTGTTAATTAGGGAAAACATACACTAAGTATATTtaagatgtaagtaggtatacgaatcgctaggcttaagtggagacgggcaggacacttggtaagacgggaagacaacagatagACTAACGTTGTTACTGAATCACCATTCAGTAATGGCCACCGCCAAgagatggtatgcgatatcgaggcagaccaccagcccgataGTCACCTGACATTGTGAGTTACGCCGGAAAgcagtggatgagacttgcacaggaccggtaaggatggcgtgaaagagaggaggcctaatAGCCAGCAGTGGGTACAGGCTGAATAGatatatatttaagtaggtatcttcACGCCAAGGATATTAATTGTTTATTCTTGCTGAGGTTATTGAAAGCTTGGTTAGTTTTCTTTATAATaccaattaggtaggtacaattgCTTCCGGCTTAGTTCTggatttagtattttttaagaGACGTCTATGGTTCTGAAGTAAATTTGAAGTGGCCACATTTTCTTACCacgattttaaaatatattaatttaattacttaaataaaatataatattaatgccGAACAAAATATTCCTGACTTACTTTGGTGAACATTTTGCACTAGTTTAATCAGAGCAGGTGACTGATAATAGTATCGGCTGGATGGTGACTTTTATATGAAAAGCAAAACGGAGCAGTCCTTTGGTGGTGGGGATTGCGGTCACTTTAGTTCCGTAACTTTGACACCGCGAGGTCGCATAACTTCCAACCTACCAAGTACTACCTACAAACAGCTACAAGTAATTCACGTACGCCCAAGCCCTCACTTCGCCGAAGTATATTGCCCCTCACTGAACGGATTTGgggttttatgtttttgttttgttcgtATGTCAACCGACTTGCCTTTGTTAGGTGGTACGAAGGATTTTGTGAAGTTTTAAAGTGGTATTGAGGTTAAGGAGTGACTTTTTATTGTTGGGTTCGAGAAtctcttttttttgtttgttaaagTTTTGTAACAGCttttgtggtctagtggttagagagttgggcttacgatctggaggtccgggttcaattcccgatggggacattgtcgaaatcactttgtgagactgtcctttgtttggtaaggacatggcaggcttgaataacctgattgtcgaaAAAAGGAAAACGATTTCGTGTTTCTGACGGCACGTTagaccgttggtcctggctattagccgtaaaacacctccagcaacccgcagtggagcagcgtggcgtgtgctccggttgattgaggggtggcctgtacccggcagtgggacgaatataggctgtttatgtttatattaatatgttatttttgtagatgtttcttagatttgccacaaatagtattaactacttagctggccctatagggagcgctgagagctctcaaccAGTTCAGACGTATTTACCAGACTCTATAATATACACACTTATAAGTAGACACTTATAGTGTGACTAAGCATGCTCGGAATGGAAAATAGTACATTGTGTTATTGCACTTAACCTAATTTTCTTCAACTCgcttttaattgtttattatcgCTTAAATAATTGTACTGCAATAATAATGATTTAGTTCTAGTGTTATTAGTTGCTACTACGTAGTAATTTCGTTGATCGATACTGGGTGGGTATTTAATTGTttgcaatacaataaataatatataattaaagttCAATGTTATGATAGAGTTTGCGAAAGTGATctacatacaacatacataaactcacgcctatttcgtatcggggtaagcagagatcctgacacacttctcttgcttcgtccacattcatcaatcgttcaaGCAAACAATCTTTATTCTAGAATTcatcatttacatttttttttataattatactgaGGAACTCATACGCAtaaagaataagaaaataacatgCAACTGTTTCCTGTTCTCGACGTAATAAGTCTTTTTTTAAAGTGATGCACCTCCAATTAATACTTGTGGTTTAGGTTAATGTTGGTACGGAAATAAAGAATGGTGCAAAATGGAGGACGCATATACCCAACATTGGAAtgattcaatattcaataatgATGCAAGCGTACTATTCATATATTTGGCCAACAGATTCGTCACTAGACTAAAGGACGATTAGTCTATCactgtatgtacagtcatgagcaatataatactttaggactctgtcgcactaacacatttgacatttagtgagacttacagttcaatttgtcaaaaaagttaatgtgatatggtaccaaagtgtatacatattaatggtcgtgaccgtacttatatcaggttttaataaattaattacaaatattGCGAGCCCACTCAACCAAACAAGAATCCAGGAATACGCTTACCCCtcttttacatgggacttacacattgcacatagctggcaaggtatgagtgtatattattataaaccttTGCCTGCCttttcggggatataggcgcgaTTCTATAATATGTTATCCGTCCTATTAGCTTGCATCATTCCAATGTTGGGTATATCCTCCTCCATTTTGCTCCATTCTTTATTTCTGTACAAACACTAACCTAAGCCACAAGAATTTATTTAAGGTATAGTAATAGAGTAATGTAATAACTAAtcaaaaatctaaaatatagCGTAGTTGAataggtaaaatatttttttaaaataagaacacagttggctcgaccgctatgtgcaatgtgtaagtcccatgtaaaagaGGGGTAAGCGTATTCCTGGATTCTTGTTTGGTTGAGTGGGCTCGCAATACATGTAATTAATTTCTTAAAACCTGATATAagacggtcacgagcattatcactttggtaccatatcacattaacttttttgacaaattgaactgtaagtctcactaaatgtctaatgtgttagtgcgacagcggcgatactgctcacctaaacctatcacattggtttaacagaaagctcggtgagatgtgggtatttagttcatcttgcgatggaagtacCTCTGAGTACATCAatcggaataaagtcgtgagcttatgttatgtttgttatgttataataaaagTTTCAAGTACACTTTGTCAAGTGATAAAACTTACTtgaaagtaagtagtagtaactTACTTGACAAAGTGTACTTCTGCTACTAAATACTATGACTTgatattctatacataattgtTATAAGTCTGTTCGTATACTACATTTTACTGTTTCTAGCATGTgagacaaattaaaaaatattaaacactGTAAGTAACTTCTCGTCTCACCAAATTTAATTGTACGCCTACCGGCAGAACACAGCGgtcttattattatctttgtaacATCTACTCACTGTACCTGTGtgtcacaataaatgatttgaatttgaatttgagtacttacctacgtatattatttgtaatttcatTCGAATACTTGCGTAGTTTCTTAGCAGCTTAAAATACTCTTAGACTACGTTTAGACAAGGTAGAAGTATCAATATGGAATGGAATTTATTACAGACTTTGTTTTACTAAGTTACTAGGGCAGTCGTACCAGCGAAACCTGTTAGGGAACCCTTTCGTTATGCAGTTACGTGGGATGATAAACAGAAAGTACGGGAATTATTTTGCTTTTCGtaccttttttacataatacaGGTCAGTATCACAGGATTCTTCCAAATtgtacgcgctgtcagaattttcactattacagaacagatactgtttatttttgttttattattttagaatattcgGCGCATATCGTCAAACACTGTATACTGAGTGAATTAGAGACTAAACTCGTcattataattccatacaaaactgaaaGCGGTGACAGCGCATACGAGATTGTGTCCAGAAGCTCAGAGCGATCGgaattaggaaaatataatttcataaagAAATATAATCCACAAAAATGTGGTGCCTAAAAAACTAcaaagtaagtatataggtacTAAACGAAAAGCTAAGCAAGCGATAAATAGAAAGGGTACTTACTAAATCATGTAAATAGGGTATCCAGTGATAACATACATAAGTAGTGcaatttatatttgaatttataatttcTTGAAATTGACTAATCACCAGTCGTTAAAACTACTGCGTTTCTTAATTAACtaatcttaaaataaacttacttaaatgaataaagtagaatataaattgcttattataaaaggaaaaacAAGACAGTGAcatcacttactttttttacaaaacaattacaaaaaatgaTGTTCGGCGAAATGCTCATAGGTGGTGGTAGACGTCCTGAAATAAAAGGGCGTCACTCAACACTATTCTCGGCGAGAACCATGAAGCcgatattacaatacaatacaatacaaatacactttattgcaccaaactaaaaataaataattacaaaaattatattatgtggaccctgctgggttAGACaccataaatatgcgttaatagtGTACATTTACGAAATAATTGTGCATGGACTAAGTAAATTACTTCAATTGAATTAAGATGTACATAACTCGTCGTAAAAACCGATTGAGATATTGTGTTCATCCCAACATACTTAGATACCTATCTACATGTGTGTGATTGACCGATCACCTAGCACCTTAGAGTTCTTCATATATATCTAACTTCTATCTAGGACTCACGTTGACAACACAACGACGTCTACGAaagcgtgcctttcgaagcacggatcatcttccttttcggacaatcgggtgatgagcctgtaatgtcctaagcaaaagCTCACAAaacgatttttgtgatatgtccctactgggattcgaaccggggattgtgagcccaacgctcacccactggaccacggaggccgttgctgACCGCAAGTCGTCTTGTATGATTACTTATGACTCTACCCTGTTACGAATCGTGCGCCtgagtttatatttatttatttataaatgtcaaTTTCGAAACACTGGCTGGCATATGAAGGTGACAAGGCTATGCTTAGGAaacaattaaaatgacataaataACAATTGACATGTGATCTTAAAATCATCAGTATTAGCACAATAGGATTTCGTAATAACAATATCAAATGCACCAAAACCGCACGCCGGGTAAGGTAAACCAAAGGTGCTATTGATTCGGTTGGGAAACTGCGGTTTGCCTATAAGCATTGTATGTTCTGGGGTgacacatacaaaaactcacgcctatttctcaccgtggattaaaaatatatacttatagcAGATGTTAGTTTACTACACAATTAATTTCAAACACAAGATAATCAGTTACTTGATACATTATTGCAACTTGCATACATGTTCTTACTTGGTTTTCATCTCATAAGTATTCGTGGTTTAATTTATCAGACCTGTTATTATTGTCTTCCGTCAATTCTCGTTATTGcacatgtattttattttaaattattaacaccttcaccaacctgcAATTTAGCACCGTCGTGGAGAATGCTCCAAcccccctcaggttgattgggggatatttatatttatgtttaaaaaaaaaaaagtgtttatttcttcttttaagCAACATAAAGTTATGTggcaaccccaggaagcaaggttaatgcttGGGTTGAggatgtttaaataatattaagtataaaacAGAGACCCGCCAAAGCGCGAAATTGTATTGTCACCTACATAGACTTGCTTAAGTAAGCCCAATATTTGGTCTGTATTTAATTTCCTAAGCGATGTTTGTAACGCGATCACTGGTGGTAGATATCATAAATTGTGTGTTGCAACCGTAGTCTAGCTAAATAGAGCAACATATGAAACGTAAACGATAAGAAATGCATTGTTTATTGTAACTGCAACGCTAGAGGCGGTCCCAATTGAGAATTAACAGCGGCGTAGTTAGGGGGGGTGACACCTGGTACCTAGCGGGAAGGGTCGGGGGGGCCCTCGCCCGTCGTCACTCGTCAAGTCGTCACTGTTTACTTAACGAGACCATCAACTTTGGAACTATGATTTGTGTTCTTATTCCCATTGTTTGttacacggaatagaagaagtACCTACTCGTTTCGTGGTGTCTCCCTAAGAATGAGTACGAGTAAGGTActgataaaaatacatattgttaactaaacttaaatagaatagaatagaaatattttattataaaagagcgccacacacaaaaaaaagaaaacaacatcatatcaaattaacAAATATACTCGCGTATctatacaattaatataaacatggtgttagtgacatcgtaacgaaaactgagatgattcagaccatgattctgagttaatattaagtgtttCTTTTTCtgtctgtcgcaaaagtatggaactgaaaataatttaaaaaacaaacattttcctgaaaaagaaagaaagtaagatgatccgtacttaggaaggcatgttaagccgttggttctgaTTACTGCTTGTCAGGGgcttggtggctcaataattaccctgacatcaaggttgataaggttggtagtccaacccacacgatatacgaagaagaatatatataaaatgtgtttattaGTTGCAGGACGACCGACCTAAGCAAACTTAGACAAAGGTTCGGGATTTTTTTAGACTCAAATAATCTGTTTGACGATAAAGAGATGTAACGCATGGATAACTAGGTTAAAATCACGTTGGTTTGTCGTTGAAAACTATTATGTTGCTTTACGTGGGGTGACACCCACAAACGGGTGGCATCCGGTGCGGGTGACCCCCGACGTCTCCTAGCTACGTCACTGATTAAATGTTCAGTCTTAATGGCAACTAGTGGTTTGTAGGAAATGTAATTTTGTACCTCCTGCACCGAAGCCAAAGGTTTACAATGAGTTGGTGACGAAATGTAAACACGATGATGGAACTTGGTACTGAGGATAACAATAGTAAAATTATTGATTATGAAATATTTGTACCTGTAAAATGCATTTGGAATAAATTAAAGAAGTTTTTGAAATCAAATAACCTAATCATTACTTTGTCGCATTGGAATCACATTATAGCAAAAGCTGCTTGACACGAAACATCCCctacaaattataaatatttttttcaataaacgtCTTAATGAGACTTTCTATCATCTAAATCCAActtgtttttttcattttagagttatatatatataaataaaattgaattgcACAGTTTAAGAAACATTTTAGATCTTAACTGTATGTACTACTAGAAGCACTTCAAGTACAATTGTGAAATATTCTAGATCGCGGGCAGTTAGGAAGGCGTTTCAGATTTTTATCACCTCGCTCTTATCTTCATTTAAAGGCTGGTAATTTTCTACTTAGAATGCCGTGACTGTTAAATCTTTACACTACGTATCTAATGAGGATTAAAAGTTAAGTGTGCTTATATTTTGATAGTTCTTGTACTATTTGAGtacacaaacatatttttttgattatatttttacactataaccctttgcggaTCGTTTAACTACAAAAGCATAGTGTTATATTTCCCTAAAGATCGTTGACAgaccccatacaaaatgttttgacttccttgtaagttcCGCATAGTACTTCattttttataagttattttagtttattgaaaaagtaaagctgaataaacagatatttttgattatttgaatatttttactaaacctTCAGTCACTTCAGCCTTCAACAGGTAGCATTCATCAAACATACTGTAATAcaaacctttgctaagttacccgggataTAGGTGGAGTAACCGCCTTTAGTGTGTACTTAGTCGTtgcttagtgacccatgtatgggccATGGACGTATGGAGCTACTCCGTCATGACCCTTATATgaatcactggactgtcaacgtgtttaAGTTGAAGTAGAATAACttagatacaataaaataaaaggatttaagtataagtaagtactatttgTCTCGGGTGTGCAACACGGATTCATAAATTAATATCCAAGGATCGTTTGCGTCATTCTTGCAtgtttaataaacaattttgaaa
Coding sequences:
- the LOC126367106 gene encoding cuticle protein 8-like, with the protein product MFTKVVALSAVLAAVNAGLLPVHHGAVSSQSIVRHDAPAHYAPAHYAAPLHYAAPVVHAAPVVHAAPVVHAAPLVAHVEHAHPKYDYAYSVADPHTGDHKSQHESRDGGAVHGSYSLVEPDGSVRKVTYTADDHNGFNAVVHKTPGHHPAPVVHAAPVHYAAPVVHAAPLAHYAVAPLAHGHHGLHY